One stretch of Terriglobales bacterium DNA includes these proteins:
- a CDS encoding TIR domain-containing protein, protein MILRVLWHSDFARGQDLARHIYSCFCRDAERPAARGLGIPVYLHSGSTSDAAIQPVSQALDDAESTVVVGLIDNSIRADETWIAALRTLDKEIANSARRRLLLPVMCEDKVHSVLKKNNCIRLEEADFTDVPQIIVSAITHELARLLLAKSGDVPTEAFGVLEKSFAPVKLFLSHSKHGVDGNIIAMKLRDYGGQMLPVATFYDSNDIAPGHDFEKEIKAGVADSAMIVIHSNTYSDRPWCRKEVLLAKQYACPILVVNAVTQGEERLFPYLGNAPSVRWRGDDAKSCRVVMDAAVREVLRNAYFLQHVRTLKTAGLLPNTCIEVGTAPEMLTYRNLIRAKKCEWQKPAVLLYPDPPLGDEEIEVLEDLNPSTPSNLKFVTPTATGVELTPGKEPPFKGRIIGISISNSPEFPPGMNLAHLEDAMVECARHLLSQGASLAYGGDLRRGGFTTILFDLVRAHNRAGSEERIHNFLSWPIHLRLDQAVWKDYLDEAKFHNLRPPADLGLDETTFVAPDDVQGRYLWARSLTVMREEMTGRIAARILLGGQITGFKGKYPGILEEATLAVRAGRPLFLIGGFGGCTALLIDALKGGIPEAFTAKFQSGSDAQFDGLQKRYADAAGAGQAETLDYKRELRTLCEAGFDGLKNGFSVEENEVLFKSTNVAQIVYLVLKGLSITLR, encoded by the coding sequence TTGATACTCCGCGTTCTCTGGCACTCCGATTTTGCCCGTGGCCAGGACCTCGCGCGGCATATCTACTCGTGCTTCTGTCGCGATGCCGAACGCCCTGCCGCCCGCGGCCTTGGCATCCCGGTCTACCTTCACTCTGGCAGCACTTCAGACGCCGCGATACAGCCAGTGTCCCAGGCGCTCGACGATGCCGAGAGCACAGTAGTCGTCGGGCTCATCGATAACAGCATTCGTGCCGACGAGACGTGGATCGCTGCTCTTCGCACCTTGGATAAGGAAATTGCAAATTCAGCCCGACGGCGTCTCCTTCTCCCAGTGATGTGCGAGGACAAGGTCCATAGCGTTCTCAAAAAGAACAATTGCATTCGCCTCGAAGAAGCAGACTTTACGGACGTGCCGCAGATCATTGTGTCGGCGATTACCCACGAGCTCGCCCGCCTCCTCTTGGCTAAGTCCGGCGATGTCCCGACCGAGGCTTTCGGCGTACTGGAAAAGAGCTTTGCGCCGGTCAAGCTCTTTTTGAGCCATTCGAAGCATGGAGTAGACGGAAACATTATCGCGATGAAGCTCCGCGACTACGGCGGGCAAATGCTTCCCGTGGCGACTTTCTACGATTCGAACGACATCGCGCCAGGACACGACTTCGAGAAAGAGATCAAGGCCGGCGTCGCGGATAGCGCCATGATCGTCATTCATTCGAACACGTACTCCGACCGGCCGTGGTGCCGTAAAGAAGTGCTTCTCGCGAAGCAGTACGCCTGCCCGATTCTCGTTGTAAATGCCGTTACGCAAGGAGAGGAACGGCTTTTTCCATATCTCGGCAACGCTCCCAGTGTGCGGTGGCGCGGCGACGACGCGAAGAGTTGCCGCGTGGTGATGGACGCTGCAGTTCGGGAAGTTCTGCGGAACGCCTATTTCCTACAGCACGTGAGAACTCTGAAGACGGCAGGGCTGTTGCCGAATACCTGCATCGAAGTCGGCACCGCGCCGGAGATGCTGACATACCGCAATCTGATTCGAGCAAAGAAGTGCGAATGGCAGAAGCCAGCGGTGCTCCTCTATCCCGACCCGCCGCTCGGTGATGAAGAAATCGAGGTCCTCGAAGACCTCAATCCCTCCACTCCTTCGAATCTGAAGTTCGTCACTCCGACGGCTACTGGCGTCGAGCTGACACCGGGCAAGGAGCCGCCTTTCAAAGGCCGCATCATCGGGATTTCGATCTCGAATAGCCCAGAGTTCCCACCGGGCATGAACCTCGCGCACCTGGAAGATGCAATGGTCGAGTGCGCACGCCATCTGCTCTCCCAAGGGGCATCGCTTGCCTACGGCGGAGATCTCCGGCGCGGGGGCTTTACAACTATTCTCTTTGACCTTGTTCGAGCACACAATCGAGCGGGTTCCGAAGAGCGGATTCACAATTTCCTGAGCTGGCCGATTCATTTGCGCCTCGATCAGGCCGTCTGGAAGGACTACCTGGACGAAGCGAAATTCCACAACCTTCGTCCGCCGGCCGATCTGGGGCTCGACGAAACGACATTTGTCGCGCCAGATGACGTCCAAGGTCGCTATCTGTGGGCGCGCTCGCTCACGGTGATGCGCGAGGAGATGACCGGCCGCATCGCAGCTCGCATCCTCCTCGGAGGCCAAATCACCGGCTTTAAGGGCAAGTACCCAGGCATTCTCGAAGAGGCCACGCTCGCCGTTCGTGCCGGCCGGCCGCTCTTCCTCATCGGTGGCTTTGGCGGCTGCACCGCTCTCCTCATCGACGCACTGAAGGGCGGAATTCCGGAAGCGTTCACAGCCAAGTTCCAGAGCGGGTCCGACGCACAGTTCGATGGCCTACAGAAGCGCTACGCCGATGCCGCTGGCGCAGGGCAGGCAGAGACCCTTGATTATAAACGTGAGCTTCGAACTTTGTGCGAGGCTGGATTCGATGGGCTTAAGAACGGCTTCTCGGTGGAAGAGAACGAAGTGCTTTTCAAGAGTACCAACGTCGCCCAGATCGTCTACCTCGTGCTTAAAGGTCTATCGATCACTCTGAGATAA
- a CDS encoding TIR domain-containing protein produces MQSIRDNNISGTSCTIVLCGAHTHGRKYVDWELKGTLDKEHGLIGVQLPSVARATDGKSIVPTRLHNNIVSGYALWITWDQLMGGANALKGYIEDALDTARRPKRLIVNGRDMMRRNTAP; encoded by the coding sequence ATGCAATCGATTCGGGACAACAATATCAGCGGCACATCCTGCACGATCGTTCTTTGCGGAGCCCACACGCATGGGCGGAAGTACGTCGACTGGGAGCTCAAAGGGACGCTCGACAAGGAGCACGGCCTGATCGGGGTTCAGCTTCCGAGCGTGGCACGCGCGACGGACGGCAAATCTATCGTCCCGACGCGTCTGCACAACAACATCGTGTCAGGCTACGCCCTATGGATCACATGGGACCAGCTGATGGGCGGGGCGAATGCGCTCAAGGGTTACATTGAGGATGCGCTCGACACGGCTCGCCGGCCGAAGCGCCTGATTGTGAACGGCCGCGACATGATGCGTCGAAATACTGCTCCTTAA
- a CDS encoding TIR domain-containing protein, translated as MAFNYNSLMEQLLRADIQRKIFVSYHHHGDQGYYDAFSATYCAQSYDIIQDNSLRNAHDR; from the coding sequence GTGGCTTTCAACTACAACAGCTTGATGGAGCAACTGCTCCGAGCCGATATCCAGCGCAAGATCTTTGTCAGTTACCACCACCACGGCGACCAAGGCTATTACGACGCATTTTCTGCGACGTATTGCGCCCAGTCGTACGATATCATCCAGGATAATTCGCTGAGGAACGCTCACGACAGATGA